A genomic region of Campylobacter sp. MG1 contains the following coding sequences:
- a CDS encoding ABC transporter substrate-binding protein, with translation MKKFWLLIAFIISLNAKVYEFIDQANNPVSIVVPVKKMVVMQHHSFDILAQLKALDLVVATEKNIVKDLGEYIKTIVKNIDNLPKVGDLVTYNIEEIAKLKPDIVIAASQANKEQLIQLNNLGIKTAVISLRSEGLQKEAQNPILKDANKAYTDGLYEALEILSTLSGKEKVAKEIADFIKESRSYVKSHLNAIKDEDRIKVFVANEGYKTYGNDKYVGVQLLNAGAINVAAKLIQGYKPYTYEMLASLNPDVIIVQDRYKNVYDEIKQSAQYKNLKAYKDNKIILAPYWTKPWGNPSTDSFALGELWLAYKFYPNLVSKDYVLKRAKEFYKRFYGIDFNEKDFEY, from the coding sequence ATGAAAAAATTTTGGCTACTAATCGCATTTATTATTAGCTTAAACGCTAAGGTTTATGAATTTATTGACCAAGCAAATAATCCTGTAAGCATTGTAGTCCCTGTTAAAAAAATGGTTGTTATGCAACATCATTCATTTGATATTTTAGCCCAGTTAAAAGCACTTGATTTAGTAGTTGCAACTGAAAAAAACATAGTAAAAGATTTAGGAGAATATATAAAAACAATTGTTAAAAACATTGATAATTTACCTAAAGTTGGAGATTTAGTAACTTATAATATTGAAGAAATTGCAAAATTAAAACCTGATATTGTAATAGCTGCATCTCAAGCAAATAAAGAGCAGTTAATTCAACTAAATAATTTAGGTATAAAAACTGCTGTAATATCATTAAGAAGTGAAGGATTACAAAAAGAAGCTCAAAATCCTATTTTAAAAGATGCAAATAAAGCATATACCGATGGACTTTACGAAGCTTTAGAAATTCTTAGCACTTTAAGTGGTAAAGAAAAAGTTGCAAAAGAAATAGCTGATTTTATAAAAGAAAGTAGATCTTATGTAAAAAGTCATTTAAATGCTATTAAAGATGAAGATAGAATTAAAGTTTTTGTAGCAAATGAAGGTTATAAAACTTACGGAAATGATAAATATGTGGGCGTTCAATTGCTAAATGCAGGTGCAATAAATGTAGCAGCTAAATTAATTCAAGGCTACAAGCCATACACTTATGAAATGTTAGCTAGTCTTAATCCTGACGTTATAATAGTTCAAGATAGATATAAAAATGTTTATGATGAAATAAAGCAAAGTGCGCAATATAAAAACCTAAAAGCTTATAAAGATAATAAAATCATTCTAGCTCCATACTGGACTAAGCCTTGGGGAAATCCAAGCACTGATTCATTTGCTTTAGGAGAACTTTGGTTAGCTTATAAGTTTTATCCAAATTTAGTTAGCAAAGATTATGTTTTAAAAAGAGCTAAAGAATTTTATAAAAGATTTTATGGAATAGATTTTAATGAAAAAGATTTTGAATATTAA
- a CDS encoding FecCD family ABC transporter permease has protein sequence MKKILNINVLSFLTLLILIFISLNIGNYKIDYSKLIDTSSLDYSIFVLRAIRISAAILVGIALSLSGAIFQALFKNTLASPYTLGLSSGAGFGASIAILLGLSSFFISFISIIFALISVLASLFLAKNNHNSLILAGVLVSAFFQSLIALLKFLADPFEKLPQIVFWLLGTLSGVSLEKIIYILPFYLISLFILLLYKNRLNVLSLDDTLAASFGVNARFDRIILIVFCAILCAISVSLSGIIAWVGVILPQVARMLVGSNFNRLMPLSISFGAIYLIIIDNFARSLSASEIPLGVLSSIIALPLIFVLFYRKDFYARS, from the coding sequence ATGAAAAAGATTTTGAATATTAACGTTTTAAGTTTTTTAACGCTTTTAATTTTAATATTTATATCACTTAATATTGGTAATTACAAAATTGATTATTCTAAATTAATCGATACAAGTAGCCTTGATTATTCTATTTTTGTTTTAAGAGCTATTAGAATTAGTGCTGCTATTTTAGTTGGAATTGCACTTAGCCTTAGTGGGGCTATTTTTCAAGCTTTATTTAAAAACACCCTTGCAAGTCCTTATACACTAGGGCTTTCAAGTGGTGCTGGTTTTGGTGCAAGTATAGCGATTTTATTAGGATTAAGTAGCTTTTTTATAAGTTTTATTTCTATTATTTTTGCCTTAATTAGCGTTCTTGCGAGTTTATTTTTAGCTAAAAATAATCATAATTCTTTAATTTTAGCTGGAGTTTTGGTATCTGCATTTTTTCAATCTTTAATAGCACTTTTAAAATTTTTAGCTGACCCATTTGAAAAATTACCACAAATTGTATTTTGGCTACTTGGCACTTTAAGTGGAGTAAGTTTAGAAAAAATAATTTATATTTTGCCATTTTATTTAATAAGCCTTTTTATTTTATTACTTTATAAAAATAGATTAAATGTCTTATCACTTGATGATACTCTAGCTGCTAGTTTTGGAGTTAATGCTAGATTTGATAGGATTATTCTTATAGTTTTTTGTGCGATTTTATGTGCAATAAGTGTTAGTTTAAGTGGAATTATTGCTTGGGTTGGTGTCATTTTGCCTCAGGTTGCAAGAATGCTTGTGGGAAGTAATTTTAATAGATTAATGCCTTTAAGCATTAGTTTTGGTGCTATTTATCTAATAATAATTGATAATTTTGCAAGAAGTCTAAGTGCAAGTGAAATTCCACTCGGAGTTCTTAGCTCAATCATAGCTTTACCTTTAATTTTTGTTTTATTTTATAGAAAGGATTTTTATGCTAGAAGTTAA
- a CDS encoding ABC transporter ATP-binding protein, producing MLEVKNLSYKIKDKIILDDISFKLDNKINILLGLNGAGKSTLFKCIMQQLAYLGLIEFNSLNLKDLSIKERASKIAFIPQNTSIYFDFSVKEIISFFAFAEGKYFHKNTKSDDLVVEQIASMLNITHLLNKPFNAISGGEQKISLIASALAKDCEILIFDEPMAFLDLSKEYLLLEIFKKLDKCIFFSTHNPFNTIDFNTIILHDRKILKSGKNILNDELLQEIYNLNIGLDKFNNHKKHFMNL from the coding sequence ATGCTAGAAGTTAAAAATTTAAGCTATAAAATAAAAGATAAAATTATTTTAGATGATATTAGTTTTAAGCTTGATAATAAAATTAATATTTTATTAGGCTTAAACGGAGCTGGTAAAAGCACGCTTTTTAAGTGCATTATGCAACAATTAGCGTACTTAGGATTAATAGAATTTAACTCCTTAAATTTAAAAGATTTAAGTATTAAAGAAAGAGCAAGCAAAATCGCATTTATCCCACAAAATACTTCAATTTATTTTGATTTTAGCGTTAAAGAAATCATTAGTTTTTTTGCATTTGCTGAAGGAAAATATTTTCATAAAAATACTAAATCTGATGATTTAGTAGTAGAGCAAATTGCTAGTATGCTAAATATAACACACTTATTAAACAAACCTTTTAATGCAATTTCAGGTGGAGAGCAAAAAATAAGTTTAATCGCAAGTGCTTTAGCAAAAGATTGCGAAATTTTAATTTTTGATGAGCCTATGGCATTTTTAGATTTATCAAAAGAATATTTGCTTTTAGAAATATTTAAAAAGCTTGATAAATGTATATTTTTTAGCACTCATAATCCATTCAATACAATAGATTTTAATACTATAATTTTACATGATAGAAAAATATTAAAAAGTGGTAAAAATATTTTAAATGATGAATTATTACAAGAAATTTATAATTTAAATATAGGCTTAGATAAATTCAATAATCACAAAAAACATTTTATGAATTTATAA
- a CDS encoding Na+/H+ antiporter NhaC family protein has product MLTNPVLISVIIMLALCVLRFNVFLAILVSGLIAGLLSVSFDDNFLVVLKNIMNTFIDGMSGNLQTSLSYVLVGALAIAVSRTNLTAFLVNFISKKMSDKRMLLLASLAFISCFSQNIIPIHIAFIPILIPPMLSLFNKLKIDRRAVACAVTFGLTTPYMTLPVGFGLIFQDIIAQSLNSNGVKVTQGDVAGVVWLMFFIMVFGLIASFIYFRKPREYQELEVKYQNLDNITFGKKEISVGIGLLITLAVQIFVGSLPLSALLGFLFICVSGGIEYKKIDEVFLGGFSLMGYVAFIMLIACGFGAVLKSTGAIEQIVEFTLSITTNKLLIAFGMMCIGLLITLGIGSSFGTVPIIATLFVPICTELGFSAESIIFIIACAGAVGDTGSPASEATLGVTVGLNADNQSDHIKDVCIPTFIFYNIPLIIGGALISYYL; this is encoded by the coding sequence ATGTTAACAAATCCTGTTTTAATAAGCGTTATTATAATGCTTGCATTATGTGTTTTGAGGTTTAATGTCTTTTTAGCCATTTTAGTTTCTGGTTTAATAGCCGGACTTTTAAGCGTTAGTTTTGATGATAATTTTTTAGTTGTTTTAAAAAATATTATGAATACTTTCATAGATGGTATGAGTGGAAATTTACAAACCTCACTTAGTTATGTTTTAGTAGGTGCTTTAGCTATAGCAGTATCAAGAACAAATTTAACTGCTTTTTTAGTAAATTTCATTAGTAAAAAAATGTCTGATAAAAGAATGTTATTGTTAGCTTCTTTAGCATTCATTTCTTGTTTTTCTCAAAATATAATCCCTATTCACATAGCATTTATTCCGATTTTAATACCACCAATGCTAAGTTTATTTAATAAGCTTAAAATTGATAGAAGAGCAGTTGCGTGTGCTGTTACATTCGGTTTAACAACTCCTTATATGACTTTGCCTGTTGGTTTTGGTTTGATATTCCAAGATATTATCGCTCAGTCATTAAATAGCAATGGTGTTAAAGTTACACAAGGCGATGTTGCTGGAGTTGTTTGGCTTATGTTTTTTATAATGGTTTTTGGTCTTATAGCGTCATTTATATATTTTAGAAAACCTAGAGAATACCAAGAATTAGAAGTAAAATATCAAAATTTAGATAATATAACTTTCGGCAAAAAAGAAATTAGCGTTGGTATAGGATTATTAATTACTTTAGCTGTTCAAATTTTTGTAGGTTCTTTACCACTTTCGGCTTTACTTGGATTTTTATTTATATGTGTAAGTGGTGGAATTGAGTATAAAAAAATCGATGAAGTTTTTTTAGGCGGCTTTTCTTTAATGGGTTATGTTGCATTTATTATGCTTATTGCTTGTGGTTTTGGAGCTGTTTTAAAAAGCACTGGTGCGATTGAGCAAATCGTTGAATTTACGTTAAGTATTACTACTAATAAATTATTAATTGCATTTGGTATGATGTGTATAGGTTTATTAATTACTCTTGGAATCGGAAGTTCATTTGGAACAGTTCCTATTATTGCAACATTGTTTGTGCCAATTTGTACTGAGCTTGGATTTAGTGCTGAAAGTATTATTTTTATAATTGCTTGTGCTGGTGCGGTTGGAGATACTGGCTCTCCTGCAAGTGAAGCTACTTTAGGTGTTACAGTAGGGCTTAATGCTGACAATCAAAGTGATCACATAAAAGATGTTTGCATACCTACATTTATATTCTACAATATACCTTTGATAATAGGTGGTGCTTTAATATCTTATTATCTTTGA
- the tpx gene encoding thiol peroxidase, with protein sequence MKVNFKGSPVEVTNAIGVNDAVKDTRVVGKDLSVVNLNKDAIIVSVPSLDTGVCAKEAREFNAKANTLGLPVYVVSLDLPFAMGRFCELEGLSNIIPVSDFRYGEFTKNYGCKISEGALEGLTTRAVFVQKNGKIVYTEICSEITELPNFDALAKALA encoded by the coding sequence ATGAAAGTAAATTTTAAAGGTAGCCCAGTTGAAGTTACTAATGCTATTGGTGTTAACGATGCTGTGAAAGATACAAGAGTAGTTGGTAAAGATTTAAGTGTTGTAAATTTAAATAAAGATGCAATTATAGTTAGCGTTCCTAGTTTAGATACTGGTGTTTGTGCTAAAGAAGCTAGAGAGTTTAATGCTAAAGCTAATACATTAGGCTTACCCGTTTATGTTGTTAGTTTAGATTTACCTTTTGCTATGGGTAGATTTTGTGAACTTGAAGGATTAAGCAATATTATACCTGTTAGTGATTTTAGATATGGTGAATTTACAAAAAATTATGGTTGCAAAATTTCTGAAGGTGCATTAGAAGGTCTTACAACTCGTGCTGTATTTGTTCAAAAAAATGGTAAGATAGTTTATACTGAAATATGTTCTGAAATTACAGAATTACCTAATTTTGATGCACTTGCTAAAGCGTTAGCATAA
- a CDS encoding OmpA family protein, translating to MKKLGLALSVATLLVAGANASEINFSNLEISPVATYNVPEGNLDLKSKFGYGLRIGYMYDFIGAEIGYERANGKYKDVDGNGSTRVGIDRGYLNAILPYKLGDTNFDIYGLLGVGYENFSENLYDNKNGMFGQYGVGLKYKIYKSFGLRAEVRDQIKFRHADHQLITTLGVIFNFGGNDEVTPAPVVEAPAPVVEPAPVVEQPKPRACYDLEQVNVLFGFDKSNVGANYVPEIKRLADLINSEPAYYAYVRGYTDSIGTNQYNQKLSEKRAKAVESELVKAGVSADRINPSWYGYDNPVADNSTKEGRAQNRRVELKIICQ from the coding sequence ATGAAAAAGTTAGGTTTAGCTTTAAGTGTTGCTACATTATTAGTAGCTGGTGCTAATGCAAGTGAAATTAATTTCAGTAATTTAGAAATTAGTCCAGTTGCTACATATAATGTTCCAGAAGGAAATCTTGATCTTAAAAGTAAATTTGGTTATGGTTTAAGAATCGGTTATATGTATGACTTTATTGGTGCTGAAATTGGTTATGAACGTGCTAATGGCAAATATAAAGATGTTGATGGCAATGGCAGTACTAGAGTTGGTATAGATAGAGGATATCTTAATGCTATTTTACCATATAAATTAGGTGATACAAATTTTGACATTTATGGATTATTAGGTGTTGGTTATGAAAATTTCAGTGAAAATCTATATGATAATAAAAACGGAATGTTTGGTCAATATGGTGTAGGTTTAAAATATAAAATTTATAAAAGTTTTGGTTTAAGAGCTGAAGTTCGTGATCAAATTAAATTCCGTCACGCTGATCACCAATTAATAACTACATTAGGCGTTATTTTTAATTTTGGTGGCAATGATGAAGTTACTCCAGCTCCAGTAGTAGAAGCTCCAGCTCCAGTAGTGGAACCAGCTCCAGTAGTAGAGCAACCAAAACCAAGAGCTTGTTATGATTTAGAACAAGTTAATGTATTATTTGGTTTTGATAAAAGTAATGTAGGCGCTAATTATGTTCCTGAAATTAAACGTTTAGCTGATTTAATTAATAGTGAGCCTGCTTATTATGCTTATGTTCGTGGTTATACAGATTCTATTGGAACAAATCAATATAATCAAAAATTATCAGAAAAAAGAGCAAAAGCTGTTGAATCTGAGCTTGTTAAAGCTGGGGTAAGTGCTGATAGAATCAATCCAAGTTGGTATGGATATGATAATCCAGTTGCTGATAATAGCACTAAAGAAGGTCGTGCACAAAATCGTAGAGTTGAATTAAAAATTATTTGTCAATAA
- the rpsI gene encoding 30S ribosomal protein S9, whose translation MAKFYATGKRKTAIAKVWAKAGSGKIIVNGVDLNTWLGGHEAIKLKVVQPLLVTKQEGLIDITADTLGGGYSAQAEALRHGISRALAAMSADFRALLKPQGLLTRDSRVVERKKYGRRKARRKPQFSKR comes from the coding sequence ATGGCGAAATTTTATGCAACAGGTAAAAGAAAAACTGCAATAGCTAAAGTTTGGGCTAAGGCTGGAAGTGGTAAAATAATAGTGAACGGAGTAGATTTAAATACTTGGTTAGGTGGTCACGAGGCTATTAAGTTAAAAGTAGTTCAACCTCTATTAGTAACTAAACAAGAAGGTTTAATAGATATTACTGCTGATACTTTAGGTGGTGGATACAGTGCTCAAGCTGAAGCTTTAAGACACGGAATTTCTCGTGCTTTAGCTGCTATGAGTGCTGATTTTAGAGCGCTACTTAAACCACAAGGTTTATTAACTCGTGATAGTCGTGTGGTTGAGCGTAAAAAATACGGTCGCAGAAAAGCAAGAAGAAAACCACAATTTAGCAAACGTTAA
- the rplM gene encoding 50S ribosomal protein L13: protein MTKITKPNEVKRDWIIVDAEGKRFGRILTEVATILKGKHKPCYTPNVDCGDYVVIINASKAEFTGTNKADDKLYHRHSGYFGSTKSEKFGDLLANNPAKLYKLAVRGMLPKTTLGREMLKKLKVYAGSEHPHTAQVKGK, encoded by the coding sequence ATGACAAAAATAACAAAGCCAAACGAAGTTAAAAGAGACTGGATAATTGTAGATGCTGAAGGTAAGCGTTTCGGTCGTATTTTAACTGAAGTTGCAACAATTTTAAAAGGCAAACATAAGCCTTGTTATACACCGAATGTTGATTGCGGAGATTATGTAGTAATTATCAACGCATCTAAAGCAGAATTTACTGGAACAAACAAAGCTGATGATAAATTATACCATAGACATTCAGGCTATTTTGGAAGCACTAAGAGTGAGAAATTTGGTGATTTATTAGCAAATAATCCAGCTAAATTATATAAGTTAGCAGTTCGTGGGATGTTACCAAAAACTACACTTGGTCGTGAAATGTTAAAAAAATTAAAAGTTTATGCAGGTAGCGAACATCCACACACAGCTCAGGTAAAAGGAAAATAA
- a CDS encoding UvrD-helicase domain-containing protein, with the protein MKHIALQASAGSGKTFMLSVRYLALFLGGANINDIVALTFTKKAVNEMKERITNVFLNLHEKKAELEELEKIINISQDEIIKIRDTKRKNFLEEELRIYTFDSFFSKILRLFATYEGLSVDYEQTNFIKLNDEFLKSLTRDEALEIVKNLKNLNMNLDNFLSWLYNLYLNYTGEYELNVVNDIDLMKIYNDIKYDLMSYNDKKITEWLNEICDIDSLLNSKIYGKKTTEKAMNNSDVFKNAYEKLIKAISHHYAYLEYQQLKLCFKYLDKFVNIAKQYHQKNNILSFGDVALYVHKILQNNDLKDLFYFRLNSNLNHLLIDEFQDTSIIQYEIIKPIVEEIVSGIGIDNRLKSFFYVGDKKQSIYTFRGAKQEVFDLFYKNPSLNITLKNLDTNYRSKIAIVEFVNKNFKEIYPNGVYTNQLVASKEQGRVSKIISDDYLVDTYKKIVSLLKNGVKLEDICILVRENKYLNFLSEFLSSKGLDINTNNNITLVEKISVRVLIEFAKYCIFKDYAYLYFVKSVLGIEYDIIKIDITKPPASVYNDIINHLGIKKDEFILEFLNDVSNAPNFLTTLYEFSDSLSNATSSKGINIMTVHKSKGLQFEHVICIHNDKSTVNDVGLKIEYNFDKAKWYGFIKSKKDIVQLRCMVDSDYTKKIESYENTLKLDEINNYYVAYTRAITSLCIIKTEKSGLSEIDYNSLESEILDDNLLEYNYEKTAIQESYKKYDFDTNIPLQNIKNKYFSSDEIILGEAFHYFCELNDFKYSNFDECFKLVIFKFPKVNVDKLKDMCNKFINYDELKQLLNGFDIIKEYNFKHKFEVCRIDLLAMNDNEILIIDYKSSCFRMEYKKQLDKYEEFIKSIYKNKIIKKVVIFYENNEFNLKYI; encoded by the coding sequence ATGAAACATATAGCATTGCAAGCTAGTGCTGGAAGTGGCAAAACATTTATGTTAAGTGTTCGTTATTTAGCACTTTTTTTAGGTGGTGCTAATATAAATGATATTGTAGCTTTAACATTTACAAAAAAAGCTGTAAATGAGATGAAAGAGCGTATTACTAATGTATTTTTAAATTTACATGAAAAAAAAGCTGAACTAGAAGAATTAGAAAAAATAATAAATATTAGTCAAGATGAAATTATCAAGATTAGAGATACAAAAAGAAAAAATTTTTTAGAAGAAGAGCTTAGAATTTATACATTTGATAGTTTTTTTTCTAAAATTTTAAGATTATTTGCTACTTATGAAGGTCTTAGTGTAGATTATGAACAAACTAATTTTATTAAATTAAATGATGAATTTTTAAAAAGTTTAACTCGTGATGAAGCTTTAGAGATAGTAAAAAATTTAAAAAATTTAAATATGAATTTGGATAATTTTTTATCATGGCTTTATAATCTATATTTGAATTATACTGGTGAATATGAATTAAATGTAGTAAATGATATAGATTTGATGAAAATTTATAATGATATTAAATACGATTTGATGAGTTATAATGATAAGAAAATTACTGAATGGTTGAATGAAATTTGTGATATTGATTCATTATTAAACTCAAAAATTTATGGCAAAAAAACAACTGAAAAAGCTATGAATAATTCAGATGTTTTTAAAAATGCTTATGAAAAATTAATAAAAGCTATATCTCATCATTATGCTTATTTAGAATACCAACAATTAAAATTATGTTTTAAATATTTGGATAAATTTGTAAATATAGCAAAACAATATCATCAAAAAAATAATATACTAAGTTTTGGTGATGTGGCGCTTTATGTACATAAAATATTACAAAATAATGACTTAAAAGATTTATTTTATTTTCGTTTGAATTCAAATTTAAATCATTTATTAATAGATGAATTTCAGGATACTTCTATTATACAATATGAAATAATTAAACCTATAGTAGAAGAAATAGTATCAGGTATTGGCATTGACAATAGATTAAAAAGCTTTTTTTATGTTGGTGATAAAAAGCAATCAATTTATACTTTTAGAGGTGCTAAACAAGAAGTTTTTGACCTATTTTATAAAAATCCTAGTTTAAATATTACTTTAAAAAATTTAGACACTAATTATCGTAGTAAAATAGCAATAGTAGAATTTGTAAATAAAAATTTTAAAGAAATTTATCCTAATGGTGTTTATACTAATCAATTAGTAGCTAGTAAAGAGCAAGGCAGGGTAAGTAAAATAATAAGTGATGATTATTTAGTAGATACTTATAAAAAAATCGTTAGTTTATTAAAAAATGGAGTTAAGCTAGAAGATATTTGTATCCTAGTAAGAGAAAATAAATATTTAAATTTTTTATCAGAATTTTTAAGTTCTAAAGGACTAGATATTAATACTAATAATAATATTACATTAGTTGAAAAAATAAGTGTTAGAGTGCTTATAGAATTTGCTAAATATTGTATTTTTAAAGATTATGCATATTTGTATTTTGTAAAATCAGTGCTAGGAATAGAATATGATATAATTAAAATTGATATTACAAAACCACCTGCTAGTGTTTATAACGATATTATAAATCATTTAGGGATTAAAAAAGATGAGTTTATTTTAGAATTTTTAAATGATGTTTCTAATGCACCTAATTTTTTAACAACTTTATATGAATTTAGTGATAGCTTATCAAATGCTACTAGTTCAAAAGGTATTAATATTATGACAGTTCATAAGAGTAAAGGTTTACAATTTGAACATGTAATATGCATTCATAATGATAAAAGCACGGTAAATGATGTCGGACTTAAAATTGAATATAATTTTGATAAAGCTAAATGGTATGGTTTTATAAAATCTAAAAAAGATATAGTTCAATTAAGATGTATGGTAGATAGTGATTATACTAAGAAAATAGAATCTTATGAAAATACACTTAAATTAGATGAAATAAATAATTATTATGTAGCATATACTAGAGCTATAACTTCTCTTTGCATTATAAAAACGGAAAAATCAGGTCTTAGCGAAATTGATTATAATTCATTAGAAAGTGAAATTTTAGATGACAATTTATTAGAATATAATTATGAGAAAACAGCTATACAAGAAAGTTATAAAAAATATGATTTTGATACAAATATACCTTTACAAAATATAAAAAATAAATATTTTTCTTCAGATGAAATCATATTAGGAGAAGCTTTTCATTATTTTTGTGAATTAAATGATTTTAAATATTCTAATTTTGATGAATGCTTTAAACTTGTTATATTTAAATTTCCAAAGGTAAATGTTGATAAGCTTAAAGATATGTGTAATAAATTTATAAATTATGATGAATTAAAACAGCTATTGAATGGTTTTGATATTATAAAAGAGTATAATTTTAAGCATAAATTTGAAGTATGTAGAATAGATTTATTAGCAATGAATGATAATGAAATTTTAATTATTGATTATAAAAGCTCTTGTTTTAGGATGGAGTATAAAAAACAGCTTGATAAATATGAAGAATTTATAAAATCAATTTATAAAAATAAAATTATTAAAAAAGTTGTTATTTTTTATGAAAATAATGAATTTAATTTGAAATATATATAA